A genomic stretch from Flavobacterium humidisoli includes:
- a CDS encoding RNA polymerase sigma factor, producing the protein MTELTIPDSLLIKKYIGGNEEALSKLINRHKSRIYGFIYSKIKEKDLANDIFQDTFVKVIKTLKSNSYKEEEKFVSWVMRISHNLIMDHFRKVKRMPIQRDTDDFSIFSILSDNSLNVENKIIIDQLQIDLKKLIEELDDDQKEILKMRIYCNMSFKEIAEEKEISINTALGRMRYALNNLRKIIEKNKIVLT; encoded by the coding sequence ATGACTGAATTGACTATACCTGATTCTTTATTAATAAAAAAATACATAGGAGGTAATGAAGAAGCGCTCTCAAAATTAATTAACAGACATAAATCTCGAATATATGGTTTTATATACTCGAAGATTAAGGAGAAAGATCTTGCAAATGACATTTTTCAAGATACGTTTGTTAAAGTAATCAAAACACTTAAAAGTAACTCTTACAAGGAAGAAGAAAAATTCGTTTCTTGGGTCATGAGAATTTCTCATAATTTGATTATGGATCATTTCCGTAAAGTAAAACGAATGCCAATACAAAGAGATACTGATGATTTTTCTATTTTCTCTATTCTATCTGATAATTCTCTAAATGTTGAAAATAAAATAATCATAGATCAACTTCAAATTGATCTTAAAAAACTTATAGAAGAACTTGATGATGATCAAAAAGAAATATTGAAAATGCGAATATATTGCAATATGAGTTTTAAAGAAATAGCTGAGGAGAAAGAAATTAGTATAAATACAGCATTGGGAAGAATGCGTTATGCATTGAATAATTTGCGAAAAATTATTGAGAAAAATAAGATCGTACTAACATAA
- a CDS encoding DUF4256 domain-containing protein, which translates to MKKQLTANEQEELLSILEKRFEKNKSRHENLDWAKIEAKLKANPLKLWSLDEMERTEGEPDVMGYDKKTDEYLFVDCSAESPKGRRSICYDHEALEKRKEHKPADSAINMAQEMGIEILNEEQYKELQKLGKFDAKTSSWILTPPEIRKLGGAIFSDFRYNTVFVYHNGADSYYAARGFRGLLRV; encoded by the coding sequence ATGAAAAAGCAATTGACAGCAAACGAGCAAGAAGAACTTTTAAGCATTCTTGAAAAACGCTTTGAGAAGAATAAAAGCCGACATGAAAATCTGGATTGGGCAAAAATAGAAGCGAAATTAAAAGCAAATCCTTTAAAATTATGGTCTCTTGACGAAATGGAAAGAACTGAAGGTGAGCCAGATGTTATGGGTTATGATAAAAAAACAGATGAATATCTTTTTGTAGACTGTTCGGCCGAGAGTCCTAAAGGCCGAAGAAGCATTTGTTACGATCATGAGGCACTCGAAAAAAGAAAAGAACATAAACCCGCAGACAGCGCTATTAATATGGCGCAAGAAATGGGTATTGAGATTCTAAACGAAGAGCAATATAAAGAATTGCAAAAGCTAGGGAAATTTGACGCTAAAACTTCGAGCTGGATTTTAACTCCGCCAGAGATAAGAAAATTGGGAGGTGCAATATTTTCCGATTTCAGATATAATACTGTTTTTGTATATCATAATGGAGCTGATTCTTATTATGCCGCGAGAGGTTTTCGCGGTTTGTTGAGAGTTTAA
- a CDS encoding chromate resistance protein ChrB domain-containing protein — protein sequence MKWITRERPKIDRIACPWLIRKFIDPDSEFIYVPFDDVITKAQELKAIPFDIPNVEFTHYNEESTFDYIVKKYEIKDPAIKIIAGIVRGADTDRHDIAKESAGLWAISAGLAYNITNDYELLEKGMLLYDALYSWATHLYQQNHLQNSPFEKLLHEVYNKFLNDKKISGKTPSWVKDLKNIIQDQIDTQFTFDLKKISSELDLNPSYLSREFSKHFEDLNFGEYVRKLRIEKAIHLIENSSNTLTEIAYITGFSDQSHFTRIFKLHTGKNPSSYRKKTKK from the coding sequence ATGAAATGGATTACCAGAGAGAGACCAAAAATAGACAGAATTGCCTGTCCTTGGCTGATTCGAAAATTTATCGATCCTGATTCTGAATTTATTTATGTTCCTTTTGATGACGTTATAACAAAGGCACAGGAACTTAAAGCCATTCCTTTTGATATTCCAAATGTTGAATTTACTCATTATAATGAGGAAAGCACTTTTGATTATATAGTCAAAAAATATGAAATTAAAGATCCTGCAATTAAGATTATTGCAGGGATTGTACGCGGAGCTGATACGGATAGGCATGATATTGCTAAAGAATCTGCGGGACTTTGGGCCATTTCTGCTGGATTGGCTTATAATATTACCAATGACTACGAGCTATTAGAAAAAGGAATGCTTTTGTATGATGCCCTATACAGCTGGGCAACACATTTATATCAGCAAAATCATTTGCAGAATAGTCCGTTTGAAAAACTATTGCATGAAGTTTATAATAAGTTTTTAAATGACAAAAAAATATCAGGCAAGACGCCGTCTTGGGTAAAGGATTTAAAAAATATAATTCAAGACCAAATTGATACTCAGTTTACTTTTGATTTAAAGAAAATCTCAAGCGAATTAGATTTGAATCCGTCGTATTTATCTAGAGAATTTTCAAAGCATTTTGAAGATTTGAATTTTGGCGAATATGTTAGAAAACTTCGAATTGAAAAAGCAATTCATCTTATCGAAAACTCCTCCAATACTTTAACAGAAATAGCTTATATAACGGGCTTTTCAGATCAAAGTCACTTTACGAGAATTTTCAAACTTCATACAGGAAAAAATCCTTCTTCCTACAGAAAAAAAACAAAAAAGTAA
- a CDS encoding endonuclease V: MILAFDTYYFDQKAKTICLEFAEWNEDKNFKIHSEIIDNVEEYIPGEFYKRELPCILSLLKQIDLSTIDVIVVDGFVYLNDENKYGLGGYLYEKLNKEIPIIGVAKTNFASIEKNKKALYRGDSKKPLYITSIGIDLDEAYKKVESMAGEFRFPTLLKELDRLTKEE, encoded by the coding sequence ATGATCTTAGCCTTTGACACCTATTATTTTGACCAAAAAGCAAAAACAATCTGTCTTGAATTTGCGGAATGGAATGAAGATAAGAACTTCAAAATTCATTCAGAAATAATAGATAACGTAGAAGAATATATACCTGGAGAGTTCTACAAAAGAGAATTGCCTTGTATTCTGAGCTTATTGAAACAAATTGATTTGTCGACGATAGATGTTATAGTAGTTGATGGTTTTGTTTATCTAAACGATGAAAACAAATACGGTTTAGGCGGTTATTTATATGAAAAGCTGAATAAAGAAATTCCAATTATTGGTGTTGCCAAAACGAATTTTGCTTCTATAGAAAAGAATAAAAAAGCGCTTTACAGAGGTGATAGCAAGAAACCGCTGTACATCACTTCTATCGGAATTGATTTGGATGAAGCTTACAAAAAAGTTGAAAGCATGGCTGGCGAATTTAGATTTCCAACTTTGCTGAAAGAATTGGATAGATTGACGAAGGAAGAGTAA
- a CDS encoding linear amide C-N hydrolase, with protein sequence MKPKNRIFPVLLAFTLLITETVLPCTRVVYEGLNGTIITARSMDWRGEIPANLWIFPRGIERAGEAGTSSIKWKSKYGSVITSSWDIASSDGMNEKGLVGNLLWLVESQYPAFEKNGKVKGLAVSLWLQYVLDNFSTVAETVSALEKNDFVITSSHIPGTNIFATVHLSISDSSGDNAIFEYINGKLVIHHDRKYVTMTNSPIFDQQLAINAYWKGIPGTIMLPGTNRAADRFVRASYYIDAIPKTDNTRTALASVFGVIRNCSVPLGISSETEPNISSTRWRTVADQKNLVYYFDNVLNPNVIWVEFSKIDFSEKGKIKKLSLDNNENYAGDSLLNFKETKPFQFAGLD encoded by the coding sequence ATGAAGCCAAAAAACAGAATTTTTCCCGTCCTACTTGCATTTACTTTATTAATTACCGAAACAGTTCTCCCTTGTACAAGAGTTGTTTACGAAGGTTTAAACGGAACAATTATAACGGCGCGTTCAATGGATTGGCGTGGAGAAATTCCTGCCAATTTATGGATTTTCCCTCGCGGAATTGAAAGAGCTGGAGAAGCTGGAACTAGTTCTATTAAATGGAAATCCAAATACGGAAGCGTCATTACGAGCTCTTGGGATATTGCTTCTTCTGATGGAATGAACGAAAAAGGACTTGTTGGCAATCTTTTGTGGCTTGTAGAATCGCAATATCCTGCATTTGAGAAAAATGGAAAAGTGAAAGGTTTGGCTGTTTCTTTATGGCTTCAGTATGTTTTAGATAATTTTTCGACAGTTGCAGAAACAGTATCAGCATTAGAAAAAAACGATTTTGTGATTACTTCTTCACATATTCCAGGAACCAATATTTTTGCTACGGTCCATTTATCTATTTCTGATTCTAGTGGAGATAATGCCATTTTTGAATATATAAATGGCAAACTGGTTATTCATCATGATAGAAAGTATGTCACAATGACCAACTCTCCGATTTTTGATCAGCAATTGGCGATCAATGCGTATTGGAAAGGAATTCCAGGCACTATCATGCTTCCTGGAACGAATCGCGCAGCAGATCGCTTTGTTCGAGCTTCCTATTATATTGATGCAATCCCAAAAACAGACAATACAAGAACAGCCTTGGCTAGTGTTTTTGGTGTAATTCGAAATTGTTCTGTTCCTCTGGGGATTTCGTCTGAAACTGAGCCTAATATCTCCTCTACTCGCTGGAGAACAGTTGCCGACCAGAAAAATTTGGTTTATTATTTTGACAATGTTTTAAATCCGAATGTTATTTGGGTAGAATTCAGTAAAATTGATTTTAGCGAAAAAGGAAAAATTAAGAAATTAAGTCTCGACAATAATGAAAATTATGCAGGCGATTCACTTCTAAATTTCAAAGAAACAAAGCCTTTTCAGTTCGCTGGTCTAGATTAA
- a CDS encoding Crp/Fnr family transcriptional regulator yields MEELVNYILQFGNLNQQQIDLILTKAKEKEIKKEEYFSEAGKIAAEVGFIIDGIMRVCYYNNKGEEITKYFIDENNLVVDLESFDNNICSSAYVQAVTDCKIIVFSKAEWQELLDTIVGWDTIVHKIISKALIQKVARRSPLVSEDATTRYLSFMEMFPKVINRVPLSYLASYLGITQSSLSRIRKNIR; encoded by the coding sequence ATGGAAGAATTAGTTAATTATATATTGCAATTTGGCAATCTAAATCAGCAGCAGATTGATCTGATTTTAACGAAAGCCAAAGAAAAAGAAATCAAAAAAGAGGAATATTTTTCTGAAGCAGGAAAAATAGCCGCAGAAGTTGGTTTTATCATAGACGGAATAATGCGTGTTTGTTATTACAACAACAAAGGAGAAGAAATTACAAAATACTTTATTGACGAAAATAATCTGGTTGTAGACTTAGAAAGTTTTGACAATAATATTTGCTCGTCTGCTTATGTCCAAGCGGTTACAGATTGTAAAATCATTGTATTTTCTAAAGCTGAATGGCAAGAATTACTAGATACAATTGTAGGCTGGGACACGATTGTACATAAAATCATTTCGAAAGCATTAATTCAAAAAGTAGCGAGAAGAAGTCCGCTTGTTTCAGAAGATGCTACAACTCGTTATTTGTCATTTATGGAAATGTTTCCAAAAGTAATTAATAGAGTTCCGCTTTCGTATCTCGCTTCTTATCTAGGAATAACACAATCTTCTTTGAGTAGGATTAGAAAAAATATCCGTTAA
- a CDS encoding DoxX family protein: MTKRNKIIYWIATLWLALGMTATGIVQLIPMKEEAEMIQRLGYPLYFLTLLGVWKLLGVIAILIPKFGLLKEWAYAGFFFAMSGAVVSHLAIKEDASTLFGPLLLIFLTVVSWYFRPENRKCSSN; the protein is encoded by the coding sequence ATGACAAAACGTAATAAAATTATTTATTGGATTGCTACACTATGGCTGGCTTTAGGGATGACGGCTACAGGTATTGTACAGCTTATACCTATGAAAGAAGAAGCCGAAATGATACAACGTTTAGGCTATCCTCTATATTTTTTAACACTTTTAGGAGTTTGGAAACTTTTGGGTGTTATCGCAATTTTGATTCCTAAATTTGGTTTATTGAAAGAATGGGCATATGCAGGCTTCTTTTTTGCAATGTCTGGAGCTGTAGTTTCGCATTTGGCTATAAAAGAAGATGCTTCAACACTTTTTGGACCTTTATTATTAATTTTTTTAACTGTAGTTTCCTGGTATTTCAGACCAGAAAATAGAAAATGCAGCTCTAACTAA
- a CDS encoding VOC family protein: MENNSNEITPKVTGIGGIFFFLDNPKETKDWYAKNLGLEINEWGSASFESRNLGNPDQIESTQWCPFKKGDEYFSPSKKDFMVNYRVQNIEGLVTQLKANGVTVLDDIETYDYGKFVHIMDTEGNKIELWEPA; encoded by the coding sequence ATGGAAAATAATTCAAATGAAATTACGCCAAAAGTCACAGGAATTGGCGGAATTTTCTTTTTTCTTGACAATCCGAAAGAAACAAAAGATTGGTATGCTAAAAATTTAGGATTGGAAATAAACGAATGGGGTTCTGCAAGTTTTGAATCTCGAAATCTTGGAAATCCAGATCAAATCGAATCAACACAATGGTGTCCTTTTAAGAAAGGTGATGAATATTTTTCTCCATCGAAAAAAGACTTTATGGTCAATTATCGAGTTCAAAATATCGAAGGACTTGTAACGCAATTAAAAGCAAACGGCGTTACTGTTCTTGATGACATCGAAACTTATGATTATGGAAAATTTGTTCATATAATGGATACCGAAGGCAATAAAATTGAACTTTGGGAACCAGCTTAA
- the map gene encoding type I methionyl aminopeptidase, producing the protein MSITTEAELAGMKKISEAVAFTLKEMRKFARPGISTKELDDYGGQILNDLGAKSAPYLTYGFPGWTCISVDNEFCHGIPSEKRILQEGDLINIDVSAELDGFWSDNGGSFVIGSDVNEHQKLVDASKDILHKAIHNIKGGVRISDIGFLIETEAKKRGYKVIKNLTGHGVGRSLHEAPHEIANYRDRFNQTRFKKNSVVAIETFISTASTYAQTLKDGWTMVGNKGGFMAQHEHTIVVTEGKPIILTEMNEIWN; encoded by the coding sequence ATGTCCATTACAACTGAAGCAGAATTAGCAGGAATGAAAAAAATAAGTGAGGCTGTAGCTTTTACTTTGAAAGAAATGAGAAAATTTGCCAGACCTGGGATATCTACAAAAGAACTAGACGATTATGGCGGACAAATTTTGAATGATTTAGGGGCAAAATCTGCGCCTTATCTAACTTATGGATTTCCTGGTTGGACTTGTATTAGTGTTGATAATGAATTTTGTCATGGAATTCCTTCTGAAAAAAGAATTTTGCAAGAAGGCGATTTAATTAATATAGACGTTTCTGCTGAATTAGACGGATTTTGGTCAGACAATGGAGGTTCATTTGTAATTGGTTCAGATGTAAACGAGCATCAAAAACTCGTCGATGCTTCAAAAGATATTTTGCATAAAGCGATTCACAATATAAAAGGCGGAGTTCGTATTTCTGATATTGGTTTTTTAATTGAAACAGAAGCAAAAAAACGCGGTTACAAAGTAATTAAAAACCTAACTGGACACGGAGTAGGGAGAAGTCTTCATGAAGCGCCGCATGAAATTGCTAATTACAGAGACCGTTTTAACCAAACAAGATTTAAGAAGAATTCTGTAGTAGCAATTGAAACTTTTATTTCTACCGCTTCTACTTATGCCCAAACCTTAAAAGATGGCTGGACAATGGTTGGAAATAAAGGAGGTTTTATGGCGCAACACGAACACACCATTGTTGTAACAGAAGGAAAGCCAATTATCTTGACAGAAATGAATGAAATTTGGAATTAA
- a CDS encoding DUF2200 domain-containing protein — translation MKTERIYKILFSSVYPLYIQKVEKKGRTKEELNIVIKWLTGYSDEQIKAQIEKKVDFQTFFAEAPKINPNASKITGVICGYRVEEIEDPLIQKMRYLDKLIDEIAKGKKMEKILRE, via the coding sequence ATGAAAACGGAAAGAATTTACAAAATACTATTTTCTAGCGTATACCCTTTATATATTCAAAAAGTCGAAAAAAAGGGGAGAACGAAAGAAGAATTAAATATTGTAATTAAATGGCTTACAGGATATAGTGATGAGCAAATTAAAGCACAAATTGAAAAGAAAGTAGATTTTCAAACCTTCTTTGCTGAAGCTCCAAAAATCAATCCGAATGCATCCAAAATTACTGGAGTTATCTGTGGCTATCGAGTAGAGGAGATTGAAGATCCTTTAATTCAAAAGATGCGATATCTGGATAAATTGATTGATGAAATTGCTAAAGGCAAAAAAATGGAAAAGATTTTAAGAGAATAA
- a CDS encoding serine O-acetyltransferase produces MDKSVLFAHHGRGCTIVASKICENVVIFQNVSIGANLKYNRISKEWENVGNPIIAKNVVIADGAKILGPIVIGENSVIGAGSIITKDIPPNSVAFGVNKFKPKDMNYDFIFNPNMIHPNKIIEANKNLVNQFKKQNKSI; encoded by the coding sequence ATGGACAAAAGTGTTTTGTTTGCGCATCACGGACGCGGGTGTACAATTGTTGCTTCTAAAATTTGCGAAAATGTAGTCATTTTTCAAAACGTTTCAATCGGAGCCAATTTGAAGTATAATAGAATTAGTAAAGAATGGGAAAATGTTGGAAATCCTATTATTGCTAAAAATGTTGTAATTGCCGACGGAGCTAAAATTTTGGGTCCAATAGTAATTGGAGAAAATTCTGTTATTGGCGCTGGTTCTATTATTACAAAGGACATTCCGCCCAATAGTGTAGCTTTTGGAGTAAATAAGTTTAAACCAAAAGATATGAATTACGATTTTATATTTAACCCAAATATGATACATCCAAATAAGATAATTGAAGCTAATAAAAATCTAGTGAATCAATTTAAGAAACAAAATAAATCTATTTAA
- a CDS encoding HD domain-containing protein, translating into MQQQKDWSIDEIQNVWKLVSKLHDGQKYGGFNEGEKVEYLNHIGGVVFEIINAARFTENMNVDLAIKCAMLHDTIEDTEMKYEKVIDLFGNKVASGVLALTKDDKIGDSSEKMMDSLRRIKQQPIEVWAVKMADRISNLYEPPFYWNDDKKLKYIAEAEILHNELKDGNEYLANRLKLKINEYHRFLSSNQVV; encoded by the coding sequence ATGCAACAACAAAAAGACTGGTCAATAGATGAAATTCAGAATGTTTGGAAACTGGTTTCGAAACTTCATGACGGGCAAAAATATGGCGGATTTAATGAAGGTGAAAAAGTTGAATATCTGAATCATATCGGAGGTGTTGTTTTTGAGATTATAAATGCTGCGCGATTCACAGAAAACATGAATGTTGATTTGGCAATTAAATGTGCCATGCTTCATGATACCATAGAAGATACCGAAATGAAATATGAAAAAGTGATTGACTTATTTGGAAATAAGGTTGCTTCTGGAGTTCTTGCTTTAACTAAAGATGATAAAATTGGAGATTCTTCAGAAAAAATGATGGACAGTTTAAGAAGAATCAAACAACAGCCCATAGAAGTTTGGGCAGTTAAAATGGCCGACAGAATTTCAAATCTATACGAACCACCTTTTTATTGGAATGATGATAAAAAGCTAAAATATATTGCTGAAGCCGAAATTTTGCACAATGAACTAAAAGACGGAAACGAATATTTGGCAAACCGATTGAAACTTAAAATAAATGAATATCATCGGTTTCTGAGTTCGAATCAAGTAGTATAA
- a CDS encoding SRPBCC family protein: protein MEKKTKIHAEDDKHDLIITREFDLPVELLFKAYEDPEIVAQWMGTKVLRLENKKYGGWQFETSDASGNVVFKANGVIHDFVPNQKIVRTFEMENINFAPQLEFLEFEKLTDDTSKLTMQIIYKSIKHRATQLKLPFAQGLNMAHNRLEEIITKIK from the coding sequence ATGGAAAAGAAAACCAAAATTCATGCTGAAGACGACAAGCATGATCTTATAATTACAAGAGAATTTGATTTGCCTGTAGAATTATTGTTTAAAGCTTATGAAGATCCTGAAATTGTAGCACAATGGATGGGAACAAAAGTATTGAGACTCGAAAATAAAAAATACGGCGGTTGGCAGTTTGAGACAAGTGATGCTAGTGGAAATGTTGTTTTTAAAGCCAATGGTGTTATTCATGATTTTGTTCCAAACCAAAAGATAGTACGCACTTTTGAAATGGAAAATATCAATTTTGCGCCTCAGTTGGAATTTTTAGAGTTCGAAAAACTAACAGATGATACCAGTAAATTAACTATGCAGATTATTTACAAATCAATCAAGCATAGAGCAACGCAATTGAAACTGCCTTTTGCTCAAGGTTTGAATATGGCACATAACAGACTAGAAGAAATTATAACTAAAATAAAGTAA
- a CDS encoding ArsR/SmtB family transcription factor, with amino-acid sequence MEIRRDVFQAIADPTRRAILSLVAIQAMTPGAIAENFNSSRQTISKHIQILNECELLHQTQNGREIYYHLNPEKMKEIDKFIEPFRKMWDDRFNKLESIMKNYKK; translated from the coding sequence ATGGAAATTAGAAGAGACGTTTTTCAAGCAATAGCCGATCCTACTCGAAGAGCTATTTTAAGTTTAGTTGCCATTCAGGCAATGACTCCTGGAGCAATTGCCGAGAATTTTAATTCGTCAAGACAGACGATTTCAAAGCATATTCAAATTCTAAACGAATGCGAATTATTGCATCAGACCCAAAACGGAAGAGAAATTTATTATCATTTAAATCCTGAAAAAATGAAAGAAATTGACAAATTCATCGAACCTTTTAGAAAAATGTGGGATGATCGTTTTAATAAGTTAGAATCAATTATGAAAAACTACAAAAAATAA
- a CDS encoding SDR family oxidoreductase translates to MKIVLITGANRSIGLETVKQLSKKGLFVYLGTRDLAKGEEVVKKLHEKGFQNIQAIQIDVTNAESALEAKNIIKKEKGKLDILINNAGILGDIPQDPSTTSVKNIQKVFDTNFFGVITVTQTFLELLKKSDSPRISNITSGLGSLTLHSDPTWKYYAIKAVSYVSSKTALNAFTVTLAHELKELPFKVNSIDPGYTATDFNHHSGPGSVESAARFIIKHTLLDENGPTGKFFSNDIEDESEESPW, encoded by the coding sequence ATGAAAATAGTATTAATTACAGGCGCAAATAGAAGCATTGGTTTAGAAACTGTTAAACAGCTTTCAAAGAAGGGATTATTTGTTTATTTAGGAACGCGTGATCTTGCAAAAGGAGAAGAAGTAGTAAAAAAATTGCATGAAAAAGGATTTCAAAACATTCAAGCCATTCAAATTGATGTTACAAATGCAGAAAGTGCTTTAGAAGCAAAAAACATCATTAAAAAAGAAAAAGGCAAATTGGACATCCTAATTAATAACGCTGGAATTCTAGGTGATATTCCGCAAGATCCTTCTACGACTTCTGTCAAAAACATTCAGAAGGTTTTTGATACGAATTTCTTCGGAGTAATAACCGTCACACAAACTTTTCTTGAATTATTGAAAAAATCAGACAGTCCGAGAATCAGTAACATAACATCCGGACTTGGTTCTCTTACTTTGCACAGCGATCCAACTTGGAAATATTATGCAATAAAAGCAGTTTCATACGTTTCTTCCAAAACGGCTTTAAATGCATTTACAGTTACTTTAGCTCATGAATTAAAAGAGTTGCCATTCAAAGTAAACTCAATTGATCCAGGCTACACCGCAACCGATTTTAACCATCATAGCGGACCAGGAAGCGTAGAAAGTGCTGCACGTTTTATTATAAAACATACTTTACTGGATGAAAATGGACCAACTGGAAAATTCTTCAGTAATGATATTGAAGACGAAAGTGAAGAAAGTCCTTGGTAA
- a CDS encoding VOC family protein: MKTKMIWANLVSNDIQKTIQFYTALGFKQNGKETKELVSFVFGENDFVINFFAPKRLENAIRGKLSNTTVDNEIIFSLSANSVEEVDFWHQKIKEINGTVFSEPENFEVGYTFGFSDPDGHKFNFLYWPGM; encoded by the coding sequence ATGAAAACTAAAATGATATGGGCCAACTTGGTTTCGAACGATATACAGAAAACAATTCAGTTTTATACTGCTCTTGGTTTTAAGCAAAACGGAAAAGAGACAAAGGAATTAGTCAGTTTTGTTTTTGGAGAAAATGATTTTGTAATTAATTTTTTCGCGCCAAAAAGATTAGAAAATGCTATAAGAGGAAAACTATCCAACACGACTGTAGATAACGAAATTATATTTTCTTTGTCTGCAAATAGTGTAGAAGAAGTGGATTTTTGGCATCAGAAAATAAAAGAAATAAACGGAACCGTTTTCTCGGAGCCTGAAAATTTTGAGGTCGGTTATACTTTTGGTTTTTCAGATCCAGATGGACATAAATTTAATTTTCTTTATTGGCCAGGAATGTAA